From the Hylaeus volcanicus isolate JK05 chromosome 4, UHH_iyHylVolc1.0_haploid, whole genome shotgun sequence genome, one window contains:
- the LOC128874750 gene encoding mitochondrial protein C2orf69 homolog isoform X1, translating to MHMYMCTYVYITRHISYTPIDLYEINFPKVMSLKLRIWKNVSGFAGRCNDIIYSPPKLSKCQDILVYWGGDVQDIQENMEQHADSKKYIEWSLENTAKILTVNFPNKHIFVVRPKRMHQTSCAMFSCFDNFVPSSEYGIPSITLNHNALKHLQELLKSSLELVKASNIDEDPQFSIEKAKLSLVGFSKGCVVLNQLLYEIYYYQKEYETETNTEINNTEFNSTEFNNFVKLIKSMWWLDGGHGGLKDAWITDIWILRYFSNLRIDVNVHVTPYQVQDPYRQWIRQEERQFCALLMSMNVPVKRTLHFADKPRSLENHFKILTVVGDHTAEYRATDPT from the exons atgcatatgtatatgtgtacatatgtatatataaccCGCCACATCTCGTACACTCCCATAG atttatatgagattaattttccaaaagttaTGTCGTTGAAACTTCGAAtctggaaaaatgtttccgGTTTCGCTGGTCGGTGtaacgatataatttattcccctccaaaattatcaaaatgtCAGGACATTCTTGTATACTGGGGAGGTGATGTACAG gatattcaagaaaatatgGAGCAACATGCAgatagtaaaaaatatatagaatggAGTCTAGAAAATACCGCTAAAATACTTACAGTAAATTTTCCCAATAAACACATATTTGTTGTTCGACCAAAAAG AATGCATCAAACAAGTTGTGCTATGTTTAGCTGTTTTGATAATTTTGTACCATCGAGTGAATATGGCATTCCATCAATTACTCTAAACCATAATGCTTTAAAGCACTTACAAGAATTACTAAAATCTTCTTTAGAACTTGTTAAAGCAAGTAATATAGACGAG gaTCCTCAGTTTAGTATTGAGAAAGCAAAATTATCATTAGTAGGTTTCAGCAAAGGCTGTGTTGTATTGAACCAATTACTTTATGAGATCTATTATTACCAAAAGGAATATGAGACTGAAACTaatactgaaattaataatactgaATTTAATAGTACTGAATTTAATAACTTTGTGAAACTCATCAAAAGTATGTGGTGGTTAGATGGTGGACATGGAGGTTTAAAGGATGCATGGATTACAGACATATGGATACTGAGATATTTTTCGAACTTGA GAATAGATGTTAATGTACATGTTACACCGTACCAAGTTCAGGATCCTTATCGTCAATGGATTCGCCAAGAGGAACGTCAATTTTGTGCACTTTTAATGTCAATGAATGTTCCGGTAAAGAGAACTTTACATTTTGCCGATAAACCGAGAAGTTTAGAAAATCACTTTAAAATCCTTACGGTTGTTGGAGATCACACAGCAGAATATCGAGCTACTGATCCTACTTAG
- the LOC128874750 gene encoding mitochondrial protein C2orf69 homolog isoform X2: MSLKLRIWKNVSGFAGRCNDIIYSPPKLSKCQDILVYWGGDVQDIQENMEQHADSKKYIEWSLENTAKILTVNFPNKHIFVVRPKRMHQTSCAMFSCFDNFVPSSEYGIPSITLNHNALKHLQELLKSSLELVKASNIDEDPQFSIEKAKLSLVGFSKGCVVLNQLLYEIYYYQKEYETETNTEINNTEFNSTEFNNFVKLIKSMWWLDGGHGGLKDAWITDIWILRYFSNLRIDVNVHVTPYQVQDPYRQWIRQEERQFCALLMSMNVPVKRTLHFADKPRSLENHFKILTVVGDHTAEYRATDPT; encoded by the exons aTGTCGTTGAAACTTCGAAtctggaaaaatgtttccgGTTTCGCTGGTCGGTGtaacgatataatttattcccctccaaaattatcaaaatgtCAGGACATTCTTGTATACTGGGGAGGTGATGTACAG gatattcaagaaaatatgGAGCAACATGCAgatagtaaaaaatatatagaatggAGTCTAGAAAATACCGCTAAAATACTTACAGTAAATTTTCCCAATAAACACATATTTGTTGTTCGACCAAAAAG AATGCATCAAACAAGTTGTGCTATGTTTAGCTGTTTTGATAATTTTGTACCATCGAGTGAATATGGCATTCCATCAATTACTCTAAACCATAATGCTTTAAAGCACTTACAAGAATTACTAAAATCTTCTTTAGAACTTGTTAAAGCAAGTAATATAGACGAG gaTCCTCAGTTTAGTATTGAGAAAGCAAAATTATCATTAGTAGGTTTCAGCAAAGGCTGTGTTGTATTGAACCAATTACTTTATGAGATCTATTATTACCAAAAGGAATATGAGACTGAAACTaatactgaaattaataatactgaATTTAATAGTACTGAATTTAATAACTTTGTGAAACTCATCAAAAGTATGTGGTGGTTAGATGGTGGACATGGAGGTTTAAAGGATGCATGGATTACAGACATATGGATACTGAGATATTTTTCGAACTTGA GAATAGATGTTAATGTACATGTTACACCGTACCAAGTTCAGGATCCTTATCGTCAATGGATTCGCCAAGAGGAACGTCAATTTTGTGCACTTTTAATGTCAATGAATGTTCCGGTAAAGAGAACTTTACATTTTGCCGATAAACCGAGAAGTTTAGAAAATCACTTTAAAATCCTTACGGTTGTTGGAGATCACACAGCAGAATATCGAGCTACTGATCCTACTTAG
- the LOC128874749 gene encoding T-complex protein 1 subunit eta, with product MQPQIILLKEGTDASQGKQQLISNINACQVVVDAVKTTLGPRGMDKLIVDQNGKATISNDGVTILRMLEIVHPAARTLVDIAKSQDAEVGDGTTTVVLLAGEFLNQMKPFIEEGVHPRIMIKALRLALQVAIDKINASSEKINEGCVAKIQEVAQRCAETSLNSKLLHHHKQFFSRLVVKAVMTLDDMMPLNMIGIKKVSGGALEDSELVNGVAFKKTFSYAGFEMQPKRTEGECFIALLNIELELKAERDNAEVRVDSVAEYQKVVDAEWQILYDKLEKIHKSGANVVLSKLPIGDVATQYFADRNKFCAGRVPDEDLKRTMKACGGCILTTVHDIKKSDLGKCAWFQEKQVGGERFNFFYEGANAKACTFILRGGADQFLEETERSLHDAIMVVRRMLKANATVAGGGAMEMQLSKTLRDFSRLIEGKEQLLIGAIARALEVIPRQLCDNAGYDATNILNKLRQKQHNGMHTYGVNILKADIGDNMDAFIWEPALVKINALTAAVEAACLILSVDETIKNPKSSQDSQGQMGRGMGRAM from the exons CAAcctcaaataattttactcaAGGAAGGCACTGATGCCTCACAAGGAAAACAACAACtgatatcaaatataaatgcaTGTCAAGTAGTGGTAGATGCCGTGAAAACTACTTTAGGTCCTCGAGGCATGGACAAGCTTATCGTGGACCAAAATGGAAAAGCCACTATTTCAAATGATGGTGTAACTATTTTAAGAATGTTGGAAATTGTTCACCCAGCGGCAAGAACATTGGTAGATATTGCCAAATCTCAAGATGCAGAA GTTGGTGATGGTACTACAACTGTAGTTTTACTAGCAGGAGAATTTTTGAATCAAATGAAGCCATTTATCGAGGAAGGAGTTCATCCACGTATCATGATTAAAGCTCTTCGTCTTGCACTTCAAGTAgcaattgataaaataaatgcatcGAGCGAAAAGATTAACGAAGGTTGTGTAGCAAAGATACAAGAAGTAGCACAACGCTGTGCAGAAACATCTCTGAATTCAAAGTTACTTCATCACCATAAACAGTTTTTTAGCCGTTTAGTTGTGAAAGCAGTAATGACACTCGATGACATGATGCCCCTTAACATGATTGGCATTAAAAAG GTTTCTGGAGGAGCACTAGAAGACTCAGAATTAGTTAATGGGGTGGCTTTTAAAAAGACGTTTTCTTATGCTGGATTCGAGATGCAACCCAAAAGAACTGAGGGCGAGTGTTTCATTGCTTTATTGAACATAGAATTGGAACTTAAAGCAGAAAGAGACAATGCTGAAGTACGCGTAGATAGTGTTGCGGAATATCAAAAAGTAGTTGATGCTGAATGGCAAATTTTGTATGAcaaacttgaaaaaattcacaagaGCGGAGCAAATGTTGTATTATCGAAATTACCTATCGGTGACGTTGCTACGCAATATTTTGCAGACCGAAATAAGTTCTGTGCAGGCAGAGTTCCTGACGAGGATTTGAAAAGAACTATGAAAGCTTGCGGTGGTTGTATCTTAACAACAGTACACGATATTAAGAAATCTGATCTTGGTAAATGTGCATGGTTTCAGGAGAAGCAAGTTGGTGGAGAAAG atttaatttcttctatgAAGGAGCAAATGCTAAAGCGTGCACATTTATACTACGTGGGGGTGCTGATCAGTTTTTGGAGGAAACTGAAAGGTCTTTGCACGATGCTATCATGGTTGTAAGACGTATGCTTAAAGCCAATGCCACCGTGGCTGGTGGAGGGGCCATGGAAATGCAGCTGTCCAAAACTTTGCGAGATTTTTCTCGACTTATAGAAGGAAAAGAACAACTTTTAATTGGAGCGATAGCGCGTGCACTGGAAGTTATACCAAG aCAATTGTGTGACAATGCTGGTTACGatgcaacaaatattttaaacaaattgcgACAAAAGCAGCACAACGGTATGCACACCTATGGTGTTAACATTTTGAAGGCAGATATTGGTGATAATATGGATGCATTTATATGGGAACCTGCtcttgtaaaaattaatgcaCTAACAGCTGCAGTTGAAGCAGCATGCCTTATCTTATCTGTGGATGAGACTATAAAAAATCCTAAAAGTAGTCAAGATTCACAAGGTCAAATGGGTCGTGGCATGGGAAGAGCGATGTAA